Proteins encoded within one genomic window of Legionella sp. PC997:
- a CDS encoding RimK/LysX family protein, producing the protein MRSIFALFIFVALMTGPVMASNEAQIYGYVEKVSFPQKNLTLSAKLDTGAKSASLNATNITEITKNGVPYLRFTVPTKTGESIFEAEYKGRVKIKVRDGEHGSEIIAHAPIKRPVVLLDIQLGDKVRTIKVNLTNRKRFLYPLLLGRDAIIAFNGAVNPALTFTLKNQSFKKQ; encoded by the coding sequence ATGAGATCAATATTTGCTCTCTTTATTTTTGTAGCACTAATGACCGGACCCGTTATGGCATCGAATGAAGCACAAATTTATGGTTATGTTGAAAAAGTTTCGTTTCCCCAAAAAAATTTGACTCTATCAGCTAAATTGGATACCGGGGCTAAATCAGCATCGTTAAATGCGACCAATATTACTGAAATAACCAAAAATGGGGTTCCTTATTTACGTTTTACTGTTCCGACTAAGACTGGCGAATCTATATTTGAAGCGGAATACAAAGGCCGAGTGAAAATCAAAGTTCGGGATGGAGAACATGGTTCCGAGATTATCGCACACGCACCAATCAAACGGCCCGTTGTACTGCTTGATATACAACTTGGAGATAAGGTCAGAACAATTAAAGTAAATTTAACCAACCGCAAACGCTTCCTCTATCCTTTACTTCTAGGAAGAGACGCAATTATTGCTTTTAATGGTGCAGTTAATCCAGCACTCACATTTACGTTAAAAAATCAGAGTTTTAAGAAACAATGA
- a CDS encoding FAD-dependent monooxygenase translates to MLALQGLGYNTLLVEAKPFSDKINPDFDARSLALSPASRHILTVLGVWDLLEDHATPINTIHVSEQHHFGISRLQGEPGAPLGYVAEMQHINQALHQLLPHDRIIAPASLKSLDYRKHAATILTDSGEMNVVARLIVAADGAQSLARRFCSLPAKTKLYGQQAIVANVGLLKPHNYHAYERFTLHGPLALLPMQENRMSLVWAVPPKEAERLLSLSEVDFLKELQRAFGYRLGRFAKVGKRFSYPLQQVLMPKQAKWPVVFVGNAAHTLHPVAGQGFNLGLRDVATLAQCIVDQGLSAEMLQTYMQLRAHDQKAITRLTDGLIQVFTSRFPGFGVARGLGLLALDNLPVLKNLLARYAQGFGGVVPDLVCEIALPKR, encoded by the coding sequence ATGCTTGCTTTGCAAGGATTAGGCTATAATACCTTGTTGGTAGAAGCTAAACCGTTTAGTGACAAAATAAATCCTGATTTTGATGCGCGATCGTTGGCTTTATCTCCTGCGAGTCGACACATTTTAACCGTGCTTGGCGTTTGGGATCTTCTCGAGGATCATGCAACTCCTATAAATACGATTCATGTTTCCGAGCAACACCATTTTGGGATATCTCGCCTGCAAGGAGAGCCTGGTGCCCCGTTAGGCTATGTTGCAGAAATGCAGCATATCAATCAGGCCTTGCATCAATTATTACCTCACGACCGGATTATTGCACCAGCAAGTCTTAAGTCCTTGGATTATAGAAAACACGCAGCAACAATTCTTACTGATTCAGGAGAAATGAATGTTGTTGCACGTTTAATTGTTGCGGCAGATGGTGCGCAATCTTTAGCCCGCCGATTTTGTTCCTTACCTGCTAAGACCAAACTTTATGGTCAACAGGCAATTGTAGCGAACGTGGGCTTACTGAAGCCCCATAATTATCATGCTTATGAACGTTTTACTCTACATGGACCATTGGCACTTTTACCCATGCAAGAAAATCGAATGTCATTAGTTTGGGCGGTTCCTCCTAAGGAAGCAGAACGCTTATTGTCTTTATCAGAAGTTGATTTTTTAAAAGAATTACAACGTGCTTTTGGTTATCGCTTAGGTCGTTTTGCCAAAGTGGGTAAGCGCTTTTCTTATCCCTTACAACAAGTTTTAATGCCTAAACAAGCCAAATGGCCTGTAGTTTTTGTAGGTAATGCAGCGCATACTTTGCATCCCGTAGCGGGACAAGGGTTTAATTTAGGGCTTAGAGATGTGGCCACTTTAGCGCAATGCATTGTTGATCAAGGACTTAGTGCGGAAATGCTGCAAACTTATATGCAATTAAGAGCTCATGATCAAAAAGCGATTACTCGTTTAACAGATGGTTTAATTCAGGTATTTACCAGTCGTTTCCCAGGATTTGGAGTGGCACGGGGATTAGGATTGCTTGCCCTGGATAACCTTCCTGTATTGAAGAATCTTTTAGCACGATATGCACAAGGGTTCGGGGGAGTGGTTCCGGATTTGGTGTGTGAAATCGCATTACCCAAGCGCTAA
- a CDS encoding alpha-L-glutamate ligase-like protein: MINLFRRLKNHGILSINQRNSDFVLRYNPRKLFPLVDDKLKTKKLALKAGIAVPPLYDIIETEQQIKTIEERLEPYNDFVVKPARGSGGDGILVFKDKVYGRYRQINGKLTTTQELSYHLSCLLSGAYSLGGSSDYAIIEKRVVVDPVFAEVSYEGIPDIRIISLLGYPAMAMVRLPTRLSGGKANLHQGAIGVGVDLATGKTLGGVYHNDIIDYHPDTLNSIVGIEVPYWNKILEIASSCYELTGLGYLGVDIVLDKEHGPLMLELNARPGLNIQIANREGGLKRYRIIEAHYQKHPKESVAEKVAFSRQHFARLK; encoded by the coding sequence ATGATTAATCTGTTTCGCCGTTTAAAAAACCACGGAATACTAAGTATTAATCAGCGTAATTCAGATTTTGTATTGCGCTATAATCCTAGAAAACTATTCCCTTTAGTTGATGATAAGTTAAAAACTAAAAAACTGGCTCTAAAAGCAGGTATTGCGGTCCCACCTTTATACGATATCATTGAAACGGAACAACAAATTAAAACCATAGAGGAACGTTTAGAACCTTATAATGACTTTGTTGTTAAACCAGCTCGAGGTTCTGGTGGAGATGGGATTTTAGTTTTTAAGGATAAAGTTTATGGTCGTTATCGGCAAATTAACGGCAAACTCACCACAACCCAAGAGCTTAGCTACCATTTATCCTGCCTTCTTTCAGGAGCATATAGTCTGGGAGGCTCCTCGGATTATGCAATTATAGAGAAACGAGTAGTGGTAGACCCCGTATTTGCCGAAGTAAGTTATGAGGGTATTCCTGATATTCGTATTATTAGTTTATTGGGTTATCCCGCTATGGCCATGGTGCGCCTCCCGACTCGCTTGTCGGGTGGAAAAGCGAATTTACACCAAGGTGCTATTGGGGTTGGAGTCGATTTAGCTACGGGAAAGACCTTAGGTGGCGTATATCATAATGACATCATCGATTATCATCCTGATACTTTGAACTCCATCGTCGGCATTGAAGTACCCTATTGGAATAAAATACTGGAAATAGCTTCCAGCTGTTATGAATTAACAGGTCTTGGCTATCTCGGTGTAGATATAGTCCTGGATAAAGAACACGGCCCATTAATGCTTGAATTAAATGCAAGGCCAGGCTTGAATATCCAAATTGCTAATCGGGAAGGCGGATTAAAACGCTATCGAATAATTGAAGCCCATTATCAGAAACATCCCAAAGAATCAGTTGCTGAAAAAGTAGCGTTTAGTCGTCAACACTTTGCTCGCTTAAAATAA
- a CDS encoding type IV secretion protein Dot, producing MFFKTFFRPKPSSGPRPPMEWLDERFKISGLNDLIPIAARQKTQSTAKVFYNPHYFTSNDSGGPFSLARALCKIPAVNVAGDREGIFQNGTPFPQSPNYFEQVPLNHPELLSPTERLTAAKKIIFSNSTVVAVGGYPALNPRTLKKDPYEIGIFSLAGASFENHYLHYSLFMLDPVNPKIEHPKFAHLFENLPTNFKEAQSSLGSYDSDGFITRIRTGFPFLSRSTPDKFYSSFYKKNAVIFLAEAYYRHQLEDISMLLASVNEAAKSSGKPALLKATAVGMGFFAKVNGEYDIQYLLYPRFLRAFQKLLQENSYPWIAKIEFPIFGEQFQEQFDSIMNEPFEHVEVYRENRDVLEFTKEETENYYACAINPSDAFSYAGNEWAMGSVEAMIGLNSSLRFDQIPLVNRPLLDSDHHIPVKISSNFEAELGEIGPSKLQMHL from the coding sequence ATGTTTTTTAAAACCTTTTTTCGTCCCAAACCTTCGAGTGGTCCCAGACCTCCCATGGAATGGCTAGATGAACGATTTAAAATTAGTGGTTTAAACGATCTGATTCCCATAGCCGCTCGCCAAAAAACACAAAGCACCGCAAAAGTATTTTATAACCCACATTATTTTACAAGTAATGATTCAGGGGGTCCTTTTTCCTTAGCAAGGGCTTTATGCAAAATACCTGCAGTTAACGTAGCCGGAGATCGAGAGGGGATATTTCAAAATGGCACTCCCTTCCCACAATCCCCTAATTACTTTGAGCAAGTTCCCTTAAACCATCCCGAGCTACTTTCACCCACTGAACGCTTAACGGCTGCCAAAAAAATTATTTTTTCCAATAGTACCGTTGTTGCTGTGGGGGGGTATCCTGCATTGAACCCCAGAACCCTTAAGAAAGATCCCTATGAGATAGGAATCTTTTCTCTCGCGGGAGCTAGTTTTGAAAATCATTATCTACATTATTCACTGTTCATGCTGGATCCTGTGAATCCCAAAATTGAGCATCCGAAGTTTGCTCATTTATTCGAAAACTTACCGACTAATTTTAAAGAAGCCCAATCATCACTGGGGTCGTATGATTCAGATGGTTTTATTACCCGTATTCGCACTGGTTTTCCATTTCTATCTCGTTCAACACCCGATAAATTCTATTCTTCCTTTTATAAAAAAAATGCAGTTATATTTTTAGCAGAAGCTTATTACCGTCATCAATTGGAAGATATTTCAATGTTATTAGCTTCAGTAAATGAAGCAGCTAAGTCATCAGGGAAACCCGCTTTATTAAAAGCTACCGCCGTAGGAATGGGGTTTTTTGCTAAGGTGAATGGAGAATATGATATCCAATATCTCCTTTATCCTCGTTTCCTTCGTGCGTTTCAAAAATTATTACAAGAAAACTCCTACCCCTGGATAGCAAAAATTGAATTCCCTATATTCGGCGAACAGTTTCAAGAACAATTTGACTCGATTATGAATGAGCCATTCGAACACGTTGAAGTATATCGAGAAAACCGTGATGTTCTGGAGTTTACTAAAGAAGAGACTGAAAACTATTATGCTTGCGCAATCAATCCTTCTGATGCATTTTCCTATGCCGGCAATGAATGGGCAATGGGTAGTGTGGAGGCTATGATCGGTTTAAATTCATCATTGCGTTTCGATCAAATACCCCTGGTAAATCGCCCCCTGCTTGATTCTGACCATCATATTCCGGTCAAAATCAGCAGTAACTTCGAGGCTGAACTTGGTGAAATAGGACCCAGCAAGTTACAGATGCATTTGTAA
- a CDS encoding SET domain-containing protein-lysine N-methyltransferase, with amino-acid sequence MKKTIKFLDNSDKTKARQEMLKEELIFFPDEEDSLLRLCNYLKYSCTQPDFNFQRTEYDKGVIIAASPNLGPKQLAVFAAKSFKPGDIVGEIKGTDLFGIRPNAEMERIVEEYQGDSTYVWKLNLDDRDQYAVVIDLLKSGSSTRWVNHANKPNLEVKVICKQRQDDSGKVQFDYHAYYVAARKIDFADELTISYGDEYFTAERPQIVCQPQSLVKILEDLAETQQVAISKISTPNELKEFFTLLRSDMLSKQEQKKQMYLDKNLDPKIYDLSTFADVMRFQKEQKLQLKQTSPYHLFIAPTIRGKEENRYSLFSGQKIPAKKTLCRLVGQKMDAVPKKSEEMLLWAAQNNIDTNYLVQSGEGGYLYTKDKASEAYCVEGAKHRSEMNVRFDFRTNSYITTRQIQPGEEILAFYEGYDYGASPTKLAKVFDDFNESQYYYQATWDNDKATIENVIPKTPGYSLDDIDETIYSHSGEHENFQWSPVSNEHILTPGHDLEDHEKILTPGYSFDSVGEGFSEDSKEQDKESTHEKRKAWSPTFQFGENLSKKRKNTKMEREEEDESLSETELSLNY; translated from the coding sequence ATGAAAAAAACCATTAAATTTTTAGACAACTCAGACAAAACAAAAGCCAGGCAGGAAATGCTAAAAGAGGAACTCATTTTTTTTCCTGATGAGGAGGATTCTCTTTTAAGATTATGTAATTATTTAAAGTATAGTTGTACTCAGCCCGATTTTAACTTTCAACGCACTGAGTATGATAAGGGCGTTATAATTGCTGCAAGTCCAAATCTGGGCCCTAAACAACTCGCAGTCTTTGCGGCTAAATCGTTTAAGCCTGGAGATATAGTTGGAGAAATAAAAGGCACAGACTTATTTGGTATTCGTCCTAATGCAGAGATGGAGCGGATAGTTGAAGAATACCAAGGGGATTCAACTTACGTTTGGAAATTAAATCTAGATGATAGGGATCAATATGCGGTAGTCATCGATTTGTTGAAATCGGGATCAAGTACGCGCTGGGTTAACCATGCAAATAAACCCAATTTAGAAGTAAAAGTAATTTGTAAGCAACGTCAAGATGACAGCGGAAAAGTTCAATTTGATTATCATGCGTATTATGTTGCTGCCAGAAAAATTGATTTTGCTGATGAGTTGACTATTTCTTATGGAGATGAGTATTTTACAGCAGAGCGACCTCAAATTGTGTGTCAACCTCAAAGTTTGGTTAAAATTTTAGAGGATCTCGCTGAAACGCAGCAAGTTGCAATAAGTAAAATAAGTACGCCTAATGAACTAAAAGAATTTTTCACTTTACTAAGATCAGACATGTTAAGTAAACAAGAACAAAAAAAGCAAATGTATTTAGATAAAAATTTAGATCCAAAGATCTATGACTTAAGTACCTTTGCAGATGTGATGCGTTTTCAAAAAGAACAAAAACTCCAGCTGAAACAAACCTCTCCCTATCATTTATTTATAGCTCCTACGATACGAGGAAAGGAAGAAAATCGCTATTCATTATTTAGTGGCCAGAAAATTCCTGCAAAGAAAACTCTATGCCGGCTTGTTGGCCAGAAAATGGATGCGGTCCCGAAAAAGAGCGAAGAGATGCTTCTATGGGCAGCACAAAATAATATTGATACAAATTATTTAGTCCAATCCGGAGAGGGAGGATATCTTTATACTAAAGATAAAGCCTCAGAAGCCTATTGTGTAGAAGGAGCCAAACACCGAAGCGAAATGAATGTTCGATTTGATTTTAGAACTAATTCTTATATAACTACACGTCAAATTCAACCTGGTGAAGAAATTCTGGCTTTTTATGAGGGGTATGATTACGGAGCCTCACCGACCAAGTTGGCTAAAGTATTCGATGATTTTAATGAGTCTCAATATTATTACCAAGCTACTTGGGACAACGATAAAGCCACGATTGAAAACGTAATACCAAAAACTCCTGGCTATAGTTTAGACGACATTGATGAGACCATTTATTCCCATTCTGGAGAACACGAGAATTTCCAATGGAGTCCAGTATCCAATGAGCACATTTTAACACCAGGCCATGATTTAGAAGATCATGAAAAAATTCTCACCCCAGGTTATAGTTTTGATTCAGTAGGGGAGGGCTTTTCTGAAGATTCTAAAGAACAAGATAAAGAAAGCACCCATGAAAAAAGAAAGGCTTGGAGCCCAACGTTCCAATTTGGGGAAAACCTTTCTAAAAAGAGAAAGAATACAAAAATGGAACGAGAGGAAGAAGATGAATCGCTCTCTGAAACAGAGTTGAGCCTAAATTATTAG
- a CDS encoding UbiH/UbiF/VisC/COQ6 family ubiquinone biosynthesis hydroxylase: MSLQFNVLVIGGGIVGLTAALAMAQRGNSVAVIDAGSLKVDCSEPDPRVYAINFASQTLLQQLNVWQHLDKTRRSPYSCMYVWDAESKAHIDFDSRYIGKPNLGNIIEESVLKHALLQQISNQTSIHLFPDSRVEEVFSGRDGVKVCSSEQTWEGQLLMIADGANSPVRQKLKVPLNSWSYEQHALVATVSVEKPHQCTAYQVFRADGPLAFLPLADAHQCSIVWSTDPEQVKKLMSLPEQEFNERLTHAFAKKLGGVEVLSTRHQFPLQMRHVKQYAGDRWLLLGDAAHTIHPLAGLGLNVGLADVRSWIECLDRVQDKLCSKKALGAYQRERKNAVWQIILMMEGFKRLFSNSFIPLVTLRGLGLSFCNRFMSIKRLFIQHAQGVRH, translated from the coding sequence ATGAGTCTGCAATTTAATGTATTAGTAATTGGCGGTGGCATTGTGGGTTTAACTGCTGCCCTAGCCATGGCTCAGCGTGGTAATTCCGTAGCCGTTATTGATGCAGGCTCATTAAAAGTGGATTGTTCCGAACCCGATCCGCGTGTTTATGCAATTAATTTTGCATCACAAACATTGCTCCAACAATTAAATGTCTGGCAACACTTGGATAAGACACGCCGTTCTCCCTACAGTTGCATGTATGTTTGGGATGCTGAAAGTAAGGCTCATATTGATTTCGACTCCCGCTATATAGGAAAACCGAATCTAGGGAATATTATTGAAGAATCTGTGTTGAAACACGCTTTATTACAGCAAATCTCCAACCAAACCTCGATTCATTTATTTCCTGATAGCCGTGTTGAGGAGGTATTTAGTGGGAGAGATGGAGTAAAGGTGTGCAGCTCTGAGCAAACTTGGGAAGGGCAATTGCTAATGATTGCAGATGGAGCTAATTCTCCTGTTCGGCAAAAACTGAAGGTACCATTGAACAGCTGGTCTTATGAGCAACATGCTCTAGTAGCCACTGTGTCGGTAGAGAAACCCCACCAATGCACCGCATACCAAGTATTTCGTGCTGATGGACCTTTGGCATTTTTGCCACTTGCTGATGCACATCAATGTTCTATTGTTTGGTCCACTGATCCAGAACAGGTAAAAAAACTGATGAGTCTTCCCGAACAGGAGTTTAATGAGAGATTAACCCATGCGTTTGCTAAAAAATTAGGTGGGGTTGAAGTATTAAGCACACGTCACCAATTCCCTTTACAGATGCGCCATGTCAAACAGTATGCAGGAGACCGTTGGTTGCTTCTTGGTGACGCAGCACATACCATCCATCCTTTGGCTGGTTTGGGTTTAAATGTTGGACTGGCTGACGTACGCTCCTGGATAGAGTGTTTGGATAGGGTACAAGATAAGTTATGCTCTAAAAAGGCCTTAGGTGCTTATCAACGTGAACGCAAGAATGCGGTATGGCAAATTATTTTGATGATGGAAGGTTTCAAACGATTATTTAGTAATTCCTTTATACCGCTTGTTACATTACGGGGTTTAGGATTAAGTTTTTGTAATCGCTTTATGTCTATAAAACGCTTATTTATTCAACATGCACAAGGTGTGCGGCATTAG
- a CDS encoding transporter substrate-binding domain-containing protein: MKRVRHILFFILLVITPLAYSNTVIVGVSKSAPPFSAIDGSNHYFGFCIDLMDEICKRLNITCEYKPVTMKNQLAILNAGDIDITFPPSPIPQSLSANYVYSLPFMTSDGQFLTMSSNIKTIKDLKNKKIGTLEASDLEDTLALYTSRDNIKSYPKISLMITALLNNNVDAIILNINIFKYLTINKVINFKPVGKPIVLGNGYGILALPKNTALINGINKVLLQMENDGTYETIYNKYFGSNL; this comes from the coding sequence ATGAAGCGGGTTAGACATATTCTATTTTTTATACTTTTAGTGATTACCCCACTCGCTTATAGCAATACCGTTATAGTAGGCGTTTCAAAATCTGCACCTCCTTTTTCTGCAATAGACGGAAGTAATCATTATTTTGGTTTTTGCATCGATCTAATGGATGAAATATGTAAACGTCTCAATATTACTTGTGAATACAAACCAGTCACCATGAAAAACCAATTGGCTATACTCAATGCAGGAGATATTGATATTACGTTCCCGCCCAGCCCCATCCCTCAATCCCTCTCCGCAAATTATGTTTATAGTTTGCCCTTTATGACAAGTGATGGACAATTTTTAACAATGTCCTCAAATATAAAAACCATTAAGGATCTTAAAAACAAAAAAATAGGGACTCTAGAAGCAAGCGACCTCGAGGATACCCTTGCGCTGTATACCAGCAGAGATAATATAAAATCCTATCCAAAAATTTCTTTAATGATTACCGCATTGCTCAATAATAATGTGGATGCAATTATATTGAACATCAATATCTTTAAGTATCTTACCATCAATAAAGTGATTAACTTTAAGCCTGTGGGGAAACCTATTGTACTTGGAAACGGCTATGGAATCCTCGCACTTCCCAAAAATACGGCGCTCATTAATGGTATCAACAAAGTTTTATTACAAATGGAAAACGATGGAACTTATGAAACCATTTATAATAAATACTTCGGCTCTAATTTGTAG
- a CDS encoding DUF4254 domain-containing protein codes for MSERINGEEIINIHKNSILQWNTSGIVYQQQEFYRLVEENHAFNYQLWLAEDRARRDDQGYEFVYQAKREIDRYNQLRNNRMEAMDEWLFQQLQPAHYNVCPVHSESPGMIIDRLSILSLKSYHMGLQTQREDVTEEHRNNCAHKLGIINQQLEQLTQCFKELLEQVHAKKRTFRVYHQFKMYNDPTLNPQLYSR; via the coding sequence ATGTCAGAGCGTATTAATGGCGAAGAAATCATCAATATACATAAAAACTCCATCCTCCAATGGAATACTTCCGGTATCGTGTATCAACAGCAAGAATTTTATCGCTTAGTAGAAGAAAATCATGCATTTAACTATCAGCTCTGGCTGGCAGAAGATAGAGCTCGTCGTGATGATCAGGGTTATGAATTTGTCTACCAGGCAAAGCGAGAAATTGATCGCTACAATCAATTGCGTAATAACCGTATGGAAGCAATGGATGAATGGCTTTTCCAGCAATTACAACCAGCACATTATAATGTATGTCCAGTGCACTCTGAATCACCCGGCATGATCATTGATAGACTCTCTATTTTATCATTAAAATCTTATCACATGGGTCTACAAACTCAGCGCGAAGATGTCACCGAAGAACATAGAAACAATTGTGCCCATAAATTAGGGATCATTAATCAACAATTAGAACAATTAACCCAATGCTTTAAAGAATTGCTTGAACAAGTGCATGCGAAAAAGCGTACGTTCAGAGTCTATCATCAATTTAAAATGTATAATGATCCTACTCTAAACCCCCAATTATACTCTCGGTAG
- a CDS encoding inactive transglutaminase family protein, whose protein sequence is MKNNTRHVYGLIITLFILGAGIFLYRHFVLDVPLTDTETINSWMVESNLRFVADPNTPIKASFNIPYLPPHFAILDEYFVSRNYGVTTNLNGDNRETVWSIRRAHGAQSLYYRAIFRQTEGNESPLATPPAAKTQPLAESQKSAVETIISQVRQSSADIKTFAQSTIKELNKKDGNAKLLTSNDFSDEHLINAAILILNQSKISAIPVKGIYLSQKSKAELSSFLAVFNGKNWIYINPKTGGAGLPKDFLIWQYGNEPVFNVEGGKKPQFSLTVSPTPINALSIAKSRGLQSDSQLLRFSLLQLPVNAQATYKILLTVPIGAFIILILRNFIGLKTFGTFMPVLIALAFRETHVVWGISLFVIIVSFGLLARFYLDQLRLLLVPRLAAILTVVIMLMIFISIISQNLGLDAGLSVALFPLVILTMTIERMCITWDERGASEAIKSGIGSLIAAVISYWAMSYEPLQYLVFAFPELILVLLALILWFGQYRGYRLFELKRFKSLAGHVK, encoded by the coding sequence ATGAAAAACAACACGCGTCATGTTTATGGATTGATCATTACACTATTTATCCTTGGAGCAGGAATTTTTTTGTACCGACACTTTGTTCTCGATGTGCCGCTAACTGATACTGAAACGATAAACAGTTGGATGGTTGAATCCAACTTGCGTTTCGTTGCGGACCCGAATACGCCAATTAAAGCGAGTTTTAATATCCCTTATTTGCCACCCCATTTTGCTATTCTTGATGAGTATTTCGTCTCAAGAAATTATGGGGTAACCACTAACTTAAATGGTGATAATCGGGAAACCGTTTGGTCAATCCGGCGAGCCCATGGCGCACAATCGCTGTATTACAGAGCAATTTTTCGCCAAACTGAGGGCAATGAATCACCATTAGCGACCCCTCCTGCGGCCAAAACACAACCCCTGGCAGAAAGTCAAAAGTCCGCTGTGGAAACCATCATCAGCCAAGTAAGACAATCTTCAGCTGATATTAAAACCTTTGCTCAGAGCACCATTAAAGAACTGAATAAAAAAGATGGGAATGCTAAATTATTAACAAGTAATGACTTTAGTGATGAGCACCTTATCAATGCCGCCATTTTAATTTTAAATCAGTCTAAAATTTCTGCGATCCCCGTAAAGGGAATTTATTTATCTCAAAAAAGCAAAGCGGAATTAAGTTCATTTTTAGCTGTATTCAATGGTAAAAACTGGATTTATATTAATCCTAAAACTGGGGGAGCCGGTTTACCAAAAGATTTTCTTATTTGGCAATATGGTAATGAGCCTGTATTTAACGTCGAGGGGGGCAAAAAGCCGCAATTTAGTTTAACTGTATCGCCCACGCCCATCAATGCTTTAAGTATTGCTAAATCGCGGGGTCTGCAATCCGATTCGCAACTCCTGCGATTCTCTTTGTTACAATTGCCGGTTAATGCTCAAGCTACCTATAAGATTTTATTAACCGTACCTATAGGTGCTTTTATTATCTTAATCCTACGAAACTTTATTGGACTCAAAACATTTGGGACTTTTATGCCCGTTCTAATCGCTTTAGCGTTTAGAGAAACACATGTAGTCTGGGGAATTTCTCTCTTTGTTATTATTGTCTCTTTTGGGCTACTGGCACGTTTTTATTTAGACCAATTGCGACTGCTTTTGGTACCACGACTCGCAGCAATATTAACTGTCGTGATTATGCTTATGATCTTTATTAGTATCATCAGTCAAAATCTCGGCCTCGATGCAGGTCTCTCCGTTGCCCTATTCCCTCTGGTCATTTTAACCATGACTATAGAACGTATGTGCATTACTTGGGATGAACGCGGTGCATCAGAAGCCATTAAATCAGGCATAGGCAGCCTAATTGCAGCAGTTATCTCTTATTGGGCGATGAGTTATGAACCATTACAATATCTTGTCTTTGCTTTTCCTGAGCTGATTCTGGTTCTGCTCGCGTTAATCTTGTGGTTTGGACAATATCGAGGATACCGATTATTTGAGTTGAAACGCTTTAAATCACTTGCGGGACACGTAAAATGA
- a CDS encoding YaiI/YqxD family protein: MQIWVDADACPKIIKEILFRAAVRTKTRLTLVANSFINYPPSPFIDAVQVVKGFDSADHYITTHLQPFDLVITADIPLAADVIAKKGLAINPRGEEYTENNIKQRLNLRNMNEQLRATGHYSGGPAALSIKEKTAFANALDRCLARNIKS, translated from the coding sequence ATGCAGATCTGGGTAGATGCCGATGCGTGCCCTAAAATAATTAAAGAGATTTTATTTCGCGCCGCGGTCCGTACAAAAACACGACTCACCTTGGTGGCTAATTCCTTTATTAATTATCCTCCCTCACCTTTTATCGATGCAGTTCAAGTCGTTAAAGGCTTTGATAGTGCAGATCATTATATCACAACTCATTTGCAACCGTTTGATTTAGTTATCACTGCGGACATCCCTCTTGCCGCAGATGTGATTGCAAAAAAAGGATTGGCAATTAATCCTCGTGGAGAGGAATATACGGAAAACAACATCAAACAGCGGTTAAATTTACGAAACATGAACGAGCAATTACGCGCTACCGGGCATTATTCGGGTGGTCCTGCTGCCTTAAGCATAAAAGAAAAAACTGCCTTTGCCAATGCATTAGATCGCTGCTTAGCTAGAAATATAAAAAGTTGA